A region from the Rheinheimera mangrovi genome encodes:
- a CDS encoding TonB-dependent receptor plug domain-containing protein, which produces MLKPSMLSLAVAACCFSVSAQTETTTENDSIEKIEVTGSRLKGVDLEGAQPLVVISSEDIKKSGANTIFDLLKGIGQLRGGDGTFSTSESGATSTSTPAGQAAASLRGLGPASTLTLINGRRVAASSFAAGTQNFVDVNSIPLAAIERIEVLATGASAIYGADAVAGVINYILKKDYEGIELNASYGDSAASSDESRRNLNLLFGQQVAGGQLTVFADYLDRNAFSAQDREFTRTPLLQSSYSYLPKNTPNIYYNSVRSGNELATPGCATELVTTEFGEEICAYYPNEDDQLNSDLTSYSTGAVFQKDFGDISWYTDVFFSNTKSVALSSPAPINQLDDSEGPYVDETALDIFGPDIRNELLDQLYIDPFDTVAGRELYGFAFDARFGTPRTVEVETDALRLVSALSGSVGAWGWESAVMYSESKSDQLATQGVYNRYKYHAALAGELCSNGTIASYKADNDSLSCSGSTGAMYNPFLQNDSSNEALLALAQEMPSRKGKSTVVGWDARFNGDLMEFNDGVISSAFGLEIRKEKITDTPSDNAVARAENGYLVDVFGFGSSLSAAERTQWAAFSEFNVPLASTLDMQLAARYDHFNDFGSTFNPKIGFSYRPVEELIVRASYATSFRAPSLTQAGVKLRTTTANFDCSANQAVADLFCEGFGDERSNNVLELGNPQLQAEESDSISLGFALSMSEDSTLTVDYWRFEHENLVNTNMTGVLARAIGDASFRHCGLVPEGAQGISFDEALCDVTDNAGLTIEQDGANMAEILDAWVDYDDPRFAELPLFRDHILLLENTGEQTVSGIDLAYDHSFNTEVGTFGLSLDATHYLSFERNKAGSDEIEELIGTWRYPETLAGVRFSWSKDNFFSSVAANYTDSYEDDIEGLRGRELDELDDLGVLNAEGTRQVSSWTTWRLNVGYDFAKTTISFNIDNLFDRDPPVAYGSSRGFDSINHDALGRSFRIALSHKF; this is translated from the coding sequence ATGTTGAAACCATCTATGCTTTCGCTGGCCGTTGCGGCTTGCTGCTTTTCCGTATCTGCTCAAACTGAAACTACAACTGAAAACGATTCAATAGAAAAAATTGAAGTCACAGGCTCCCGTCTCAAGGGCGTTGATTTAGAAGGTGCTCAGCCGCTGGTCGTGATCAGCAGCGAAGATATTAAAAAATCCGGCGCCAATACCATTTTTGATTTATTGAAAGGCATAGGCCAATTGAGAGGCGGTGACGGCACCTTTTCCACCAGTGAAAGTGGCGCAACCTCAACGTCAACTCCAGCAGGACAGGCAGCGGCATCATTGCGAGGTTTAGGCCCGGCTTCTACTTTGACGCTGATTAACGGCCGCCGTGTGGCAGCCAGCTCTTTTGCTGCAGGCACTCAGAACTTTGTTGATGTAAACAGTATTCCTTTAGCTGCTATTGAACGTATTGAAGTTTTAGCCACAGGCGCTTCGGCCATTTACGGTGCAGATGCTGTGGCTGGTGTTATTAACTACATACTGAAAAAAGATTATGAAGGCATTGAGCTTAATGCCTCTTATGGCGACAGTGCGGCGTCCAGTGATGAGAGCCGCCGTAACCTGAATCTGTTGTTTGGTCAGCAAGTCGCTGGAGGTCAACTGACTGTATTCGCTGATTATCTGGACCGTAACGCCTTTAGCGCTCAGGACAGAGAGTTTACCCGCACTCCCCTGCTACAAAGTTCGTATTCTTACCTGCCAAAAAACACACCCAATATTTATTACAACTCTGTCCGTTCAGGCAATGAACTGGCCACACCAGGCTGCGCTACCGAACTTGTCACCACTGAGTTTGGTGAGGAAATTTGTGCTTATTATCCGAATGAAGACGATCAGTTAAACTCAGATTTAACCAGTTATTCCACTGGTGCTGTTTTCCAGAAAGATTTTGGTGATATCAGCTGGTACACCGATGTATTTTTCAGCAACACCAAATCTGTCGCCCTCTCAAGCCCGGCTCCTATTAACCAACTGGATGACAGTGAAGGCCCGTATGTCGATGAAACAGCCTTAGATATTTTTGGCCCGGATATTCGTAACGAGCTGCTGGACCAACTCTATATAGACCCATTTGATACTGTTGCAGGCCGCGAGCTTTATGGTTTTGCTTTTGATGCCCGTTTTGGTACTCCACGCACTGTTGAAGTAGAAACAGACGCTTTGCGTTTAGTCAGTGCTCTGTCAGGTTCTGTTGGCGCCTGGGGCTGGGAATCTGCAGTGATGTACTCCGAATCAAAATCTGATCAACTTGCTACTCAAGGCGTTTACAACAGATATAAATACCACGCCGCTTTAGCAGGCGAGCTATGTTCAAACGGCACTATTGCCAGCTATAAGGCTGATAACGATAGTTTAAGTTGCAGCGGCTCTACAGGCGCTATGTACAACCCTTTCCTGCAAAACGATAGTAGCAACGAAGCTTTGCTGGCGCTTGCGCAGGAAATGCCAAGCCGTAAAGGTAAAAGCACTGTAGTCGGCTGGGATGCGCGTTTTAACGGTGATTTGATGGAATTTAACGATGGTGTCATTAGCTCTGCTTTTGGCCTGGAGATCCGTAAAGAAAAAATCACTGATACCCCCTCTGATAATGCGGTAGCCCGGGCTGAAAATGGTTATCTGGTTGATGTATTTGGTTTTGGTTCCAGTCTGTCAGCTGCAGAACGCACTCAATGGGCTGCATTTTCTGAATTCAACGTACCGCTGGCCAGTACTTTAGATATGCAATTAGCTGCACGTTATGATCACTTTAACGATTTTGGCAGCACATTTAACCCAAAAATTGGCTTTAGCTATCGCCCTGTAGAAGAACTGATTGTCAGAGCCTCCTATGCGACTTCATTCCGTGCGCCTTCCTTAACTCAGGCAGGTGTAAAACTCAGAACCACCACAGCAAACTTTGACTGTAGCGCCAACCAGGCTGTTGCTGATTTATTCTGTGAAGGTTTTGGTGATGAGCGCAGTAATAACGTGCTTGAGTTGGGTAACCCACAATTGCAGGCTGAAGAATCTGACTCCATCAGTTTAGGTTTCGCTTTAAGTATGTCGGAAGACAGTACTTTGACAGTCGATTACTGGCGCTTTGAGCATGAAAATCTGGTTAATACAAACATGACAGGTGTTCTGGCCCGCGCTATTGGAGATGCCTCATTCCGTCATTGTGGTTTAGTGCCTGAAGGCGCACAGGGTATTTCTTTTGATGAAGCCCTTTGTGATGTAACAGACAATGCAGGTCTGACTATTGAGCAAGATGGCGCCAATATGGCAGAAATACTGGATGCATGGGTCGATTACGACGATCCTCGCTTCGCAGAATTACCACTGTTCCGGGACCATATTTTGTTACTGGAAAATACCGGTGAGCAAACAGTCAGCGGTATCGATCTGGCATACGACCACAGCTTTAATACTGAAGTCGGAACTTTTGGCCTGAGTCTGGACGCTACTCATTATTTGTCTTTTGAACGCAACAAGGCAGGTTCAGATGAAATTGAAGAGCTGATTGGCACCTGGCGTTACCCTGAAACTCTGGCTGGTGTGCGCTTTAGCTGGTCTAAAGACAACTTTTTCAGCAGTGTAGCGGCCAATTACACCGACTCTTACGAAGATGATATAGAGGGTCTTCGTGGTCGCGAGCTGGATGAGTTAGATGATCTGGGCGTATTAAACGCAGAAGGTACACGTCAGGTCTCTTCCTGGACTACCTGGCGTCTTAATGTGGGATATGATTTTGCTAAAACAACAATCAGCTTTAATATCGACAACCTGTTTGATCGGGATCCACCAGTAGCTTATGGTTCAAGCCGCGGCTTTGACTCGATTAACCATGATGCTTTAGGCCGTAGCTTCCGTATTGCGCTTAGCCACAAGTTTTAA
- a CDS encoding ATP-binding protein, producing the protein MQRSVHPLVRRLAGFLKQWGWLQCFCLCFILLQAFTGVISGLYSLLLHDMVLWPMVLGALLFSASITPAFLLSGFYLVRHLDEALFYLQDSIRQEKLLNQNMQETIRQLNFEIEERKKAFQAKRRAVDELRREITERRKTQQELEEQSLLIRSIVDSSPDLFYYRDETGRFVSCNKMFEVIMGKSAKELIGHYPAELYDAESTPIAILTDQEISASREELTLDVDYQTPDGRTLWFEMRKVPFFDKQGRYIGLLGFGRDITSRKLAEQALEKAYQDKGKFIATLSHELRTPLNGIVGLTRRLLESPLSTEQRSWSNTIFSSAETLGNIFNDIIDLDKIDRQDLDIVYQSVQLCDFVHDICNFAHLICQQKGLTFIEPEAVPDQLYVRLDPTRVRQVLWNLINNAVKFTARGSVQLGVSLSTDNPPELSFSVTDTGIGIIEAEQQRIFDMYYKSSDGRRLSIVGSGIGLSVSRALVEAMSGHIKLESTVGKGSIFIVSLPAQLTSAPVAVPQVVYPALTVLLVEDVPLNAEIAINLLEQRGHQVILAETGEDALALLDTEDDIDLVLLDMQLPDMSGDQVARFIRAESALAKLPIVVLSANVRKAEQQLRDVRVDGALAKPINTSMLDQILHQLFGAPAPKEVSAAKAHDQQILDQQTLDDYLQSLGKVTMLRSVQLFVQLLPGYINKMMETAVQQDINEFQEAAHKLKGAAASVGLLWVQHQAKLMEQATELQGMEKQLINFHITIERHLAALEEYIEAWV; encoded by the coding sequence ATGCAACGAAGTGTTCACCCGTTAGTCAGGCGTCTGGCTGGATTTTTAAAACAATGGGGCTGGTTACAGTGTTTTTGCCTTTGTTTTATTTTATTACAGGCCTTCACCGGTGTAATTAGCGGTTTATATAGCCTGTTGTTACACGATATGGTGCTTTGGCCTATGGTGTTGGGGGCTTTGCTGTTTTCTGCCTCTATAACTCCGGCCTTTTTACTCAGCGGTTTTTATTTAGTCCGTCATCTGGATGAAGCGCTATTTTATTTGCAGGATTCGATACGGCAGGAAAAGTTGCTGAATCAGAATATGCAGGAAACCATTCGCCAACTGAACTTTGAAATTGAAGAACGGAAAAAGGCCTTTCAGGCGAAACGCCGTGCTGTAGATGAGTTAAGGCGTGAAATTACTGAGCGCCGCAAAACCCAGCAAGAGCTGGAAGAACAAAGTTTATTAATCCGTTCTATAGTCGACAGCTCGCCTGATTTATTCTACTACCGCGATGAAACTGGTCGCTTTGTCAGCTGTAATAAGATGTTTGAAGTCATAATGGGGAAATCGGCGAAAGAGTTGATAGGCCATTATCCGGCCGAACTCTATGATGCTGAATCCACTCCTATCGCTATTTTAACCGATCAGGAAATCTCCGCCAGCCGTGAAGAACTGACATTAGATGTGGATTATCAGACACCTGATGGCCGCACGTTGTGGTTTGAAATGCGCAAAGTACCATTTTTTGATAAACAAGGCCGCTATATTGGCTTGCTTGGGTTTGGCCGGGATATCACCTCCCGTAAACTCGCTGAACAGGCATTGGAAAAAGCTTATCAGGATAAAGGTAAGTTTATCGCCACCTTAAGCCATGAACTGCGCACGCCATTAAACGGCATAGTAGGGTTAACCCGGCGTCTGTTGGAAAGCCCTTTATCGACAGAGCAGCGGAGCTGGAGTAACACCATTTTTAGCAGTGCTGAAACGCTAGGTAATATTTTTAATGATATTATCGACTTAGATAAAATTGACCGACAAGATTTAGACATTGTTTATCAGTCGGTACAGCTTTGCGACTTTGTGCATGATATCTGTAATTTTGCCCACTTAATCTGTCAGCAAAAAGGTTTAACCTTTATTGAACCTGAAGCAGTACCTGATCAGCTGTATGTTCGTCTGGACCCTACCAGGGTGCGGCAGGTGTTATGGAACTTAATTAATAACGCAGTGAAATTCACAGCCCGTGGTTCTGTGCAGCTTGGGGTTTCTTTAAGCACTGATAATCCACCAGAACTTAGTTTCAGTGTCACTGATACCGGGATAGGTATTATCGAAGCTGAGCAGCAACGCATTTTTGATATGTACTATAAATCCAGCGACGGCAGGCGTTTAAGTATTGTTGGCTCGGGCATAGGTTTATCTGTATCGCGGGCCTTAGTTGAAGCGATGTCCGGTCATATCAAACTTGAAAGCACTGTGGGTAAGGGCAGTATTTTTATTGTGTCTTTGCCTGCACAACTGACCTCCGCTCCTGTCGCAGTGCCGCAGGTTGTGTATCCAGCTTTAACTGTCTTGCTGGTTGAAGATGTGCCATTGAATGCTGAAATTGCTATTAATTTGCTTGAGCAACGGGGGCATCAAGTGATTCTGGCGGAAACAGGCGAAGATGCGTTGGCCCTGCTTGATACTGAAGACGATATAGATCTGGTGCTTTTGGATATGCAGCTCCCGGATATGTCTGGCGATCAGGTCGCACGATTTATTCGTGCTGAATCTGCGTTAGCCAAACTACCTATAGTGGTATTAAGTGCAAACGTGCGTAAGGCTGAGCAGCAGTTAAGAGATGTTCGGGTGGATGGGGCTCTGGCTAAGCCTATTAATACCAGCATGCTGGATCAGATTTTACACCAGTTGTTCGGTGCTCCGGCGCCGAAAGAGGTCTCAGCTGCAAAAGCTCATGATCAGCAAATTCTTGACCAACAAACGCTAGACGATTATCTGCAATCGCTAGGCAAAGTGACCATGTTACGCAGCGTACAGTTGTTTGTGCAGTTGTTACCGGGTTACATCAATAAGATGATGGAAACGGCAGTACAGCAGGACATCAATGAGTTTCAGGAGGCGGCACATAAGCTGAAGGGCGCAGCTGCTTCTGTCGGATTATTGTGGGTGCAACATCAGGCAAAATTAATGGAGCAAGCAACTGAACTGCAGGGCATGGAAAAACAGTTAATCAATTTCCACATAACAATAGAGCGGCATTTGGCCGCTCTTGAGGAATATATCGAAGCCTGGGTTTGA
- the arcA gene encoding two-component system response regulator ArcA, with protein MQTPVILIVEDEEVTRLNLVSLFEGEGYDVVEAVNGEEMNQKLAEHKVNLIVMDINLPGKNGLILARELRQKENVGLIFLTGRDSEVDRILGLEIGADDYLTKPFNPRELTIRARNLLNRTVSQPVVEEHKSVVKFNGWVLDENSRNLTSPEGESRRLPKGEYRALRLMLDSPGKIFTREQLIRHMTGRELRANDRTVDVTIRRIRKHFESDVESPELISTIHGEGYRFVGKLEK; from the coding sequence ATGCAGACCCCTGTTATTCTGATTGTTGAAGATGAAGAAGTAACACGACTGAATCTGGTCAGCCTGTTTGAAGGCGAAGGCTATGATGTGGTTGAAGCAGTGAATGGTGAAGAAATGAACCAAAAACTGGCTGAACACAAAGTCAATTTGATTGTTATGGATATCAATCTACCTGGTAAAAACGGCCTGATATTGGCACGTGAATTACGCCAGAAAGAAAACGTAGGTCTGATTTTTCTGACCGGACGAGACAGTGAAGTCGATCGCATTTTAGGTCTGGAAATTGGCGCTGACGATTACCTGACCAAACCTTTTAACCCGCGTGAACTGACTATTCGTGCCCGCAACCTGTTAAACCGCACCGTATCTCAACCTGTAGTGGAAGAGCATAAAAGTGTTGTGAAATTTAATGGTTGGGTGTTGGATGAAAACAGCCGCAATCTGACATCTCCTGAAGGAGAATCACGTCGTTTACCTAAAGGTGAATACCGTGCCTTACGTTTAATGCTGGACAGCCCGGGTAAAATCTTCACCCGTGAACAACTGATCCGTCATATGACAGGTCGCGAGCTCAGAGCAAACGACAGAACTGTTGATGTCACCATTCGCCGTATCCGTAAGCATTTTGAATCTGACGTAGAAAGCCCAGAGCTGATCAGCACCATTCACGGTGAAGGTTACCGCTTCGTTGGTAAATTAGAGAAATAA
- a CDS encoding HAMP domain-containing sensor histidine kinase: MGPALKASSIKGALIWVVMLICSITLCISLTIATLQDIKAEKKNLSEQLHSYAAIIAFNAVGSIEIDDSEVEDRRLASFAAESRLHNIHIYKLQENGELNFFASYNRRDVGPYPTQFNKVEQYQNATIGDGVMELTKKIESDGKLIGYVYIRASLDELSRYVQNRVLFDILIALCSLIGAFIIANRLQRRFTQPLYSLLTLVQKVSKEKDYQIRVPPMEITEFHNLGRAVNTMLDRTEQQITKLRSAESEIRQLNQDLEQKINDRTQALKTSNQDLLNTLSTLHQYQNQIVETEKMASLGQMVAGVAHEVNTPIGLGVTASTLMQDKLAEIQKAFDDKKLTSNQLAKFLSDSAENLGIIYRNLERAANLIRSFKQVAVDQSNDNRRYFNMHQLLNEVLLSLRPNLKKTQHQVVLHCDEHLELESKPGPISQILINLIMNSLIHAFEHIEQGTMTISVTLAHSRCYLHYQDNGAGVPENIKKRIFDPFVTTKRGEGGSGLGMHLVYNLVTQALNGKIQLESSLDHGIDIQIDFPVIPK, from the coding sequence ATGGGTCCAGCGTTAAAAGCGAGTTCAATCAAAGGTGCGTTGATATGGGTTGTAATGCTGATATGCAGCATCACACTTTGTATTTCATTAACCATAGCCACCTTGCAGGATATTAAAGCTGAGAAGAAAAATCTGTCTGAACAACTGCACTCTTATGCTGCCATTATTGCCTTTAACGCTGTAGGTTCCATCGAAATTGATGACTCAGAAGTAGAAGACAGACGTCTGGCGTCTTTTGCTGCTGAATCACGTCTGCATAACATTCACATTTATAAATTGCAGGAAAACGGCGAATTGAATTTTTTCGCCAGTTACAACAGAAGAGATGTTGGCCCCTATCCCACTCAGTTTAATAAAGTAGAGCAGTATCAAAACGCCACCATAGGAGATGGGGTGATGGAGCTGACTAAAAAAATAGAATCAGATGGTAAATTAATAGGTTATGTCTATATTCGAGCCAGCCTGGATGAACTAAGCCGTTATGTACAAAACCGGGTATTGTTCGATATTTTAATTGCACTCTGTTCTTTAATTGGTGCTTTTATTATCGCCAACAGACTACAACGGCGCTTTACTCAGCCACTGTATAGCTTATTAACACTGGTGCAAAAAGTATCCAAAGAAAAAGACTATCAAATTCGGGTGCCTCCCATGGAAATCACCGAGTTCCATAATCTTGGTCGCGCAGTAAATACCATGCTGGACAGAACTGAGCAGCAAATCACTAAACTACGTAGTGCCGAAAGTGAAATACGCCAGTTGAACCAGGATTTAGAACAAAAAATCAATGACAGGACACAGGCCCTGAAAACCTCAAATCAGGACTTACTCAATACCTTATCTACTTTGCACCAGTATCAGAATCAAATCGTTGAAACCGAAAAAATGGCCAGTTTAGGTCAGATGGTTGCTGGTGTAGCTCATGAAGTGAATACACCTATAGGCCTTGGTGTTACAGCTTCAACCTTAATGCAGGATAAGCTGGCTGAAATACAAAAAGCTTTTGACGACAAGAAGTTAACATCTAATCAGTTGGCAAAGTTTTTGAGTGACAGCGCCGAAAACCTGGGCATTATTTACCGTAATCTTGAGCGTGCCGCTAACCTTATCCGTAGCTTCAAACAAGTTGCAGTCGATCAATCCAACGACAACAGAAGATACTTCAATATGCACCAGTTGCTGAATGAAGTGCTGCTGTCACTGCGCCCGAACCTGAAAAAAACTCAACACCAGGTGGTGCTGCACTGCGATGAACACCTTGAACTGGAGAGTAAACCAGGACCAATCAGTCAGATTTTAATAAACCTTATTATGAACAGCCTTATTCATGCTTTTGAACATATAGAACAAGGCACCATGACTATCAGCGTCACCTTAGCTCATAGCCGCTGTTACCTGCACTATCAGGATAATGGCGCTGGTGTGCCTGAGAATATTAAAAAACGTATATTTGATCCCTTTGTTACTACGAAAAGAGGTGAAGGCGGCAGTGGCCTGGGTATGCATTTAGTCTATAACCTAGTAACTCAGGCTTTAAACGGGAAAATTCAGCTGGAGAGCTCTCTGGATCATGGTATTGATATCCAAATCGATTTTCCTGTGATCCCTAAATAG
- a CDS encoding DUF3293 domain-containing protein translates to MDLWDNYKTSVFLCHQPLGDQINFAIISAQNPCGHLQTPSRNLLLDTHFANTLDSMNVPYREIVGCSPDLRFQEKSWAVLCDKSKAVKLAIMFEQNAIYWVEQGKLFLVPALLQQDEEYLGEFHPRQIVLS, encoded by the coding sequence ATGGACTTATGGGATAACTACAAAACGAGTGTTTTTTTGTGCCATCAACCTCTGGGTGACCAAATTAACTTTGCTATCATCAGTGCACAAAATCCTTGCGGACATCTGCAAACCCCCTCCAGAAATTTATTACTCGACACTCATTTCGCCAATACCCTCGATAGCATGAACGTTCCTTACCGTGAAATAGTGGGGTGTTCGCCAGATTTGCGGTTCCAGGAAAAAAGCTGGGCCGTGCTTTGTGATAAAAGCAAAGCTGTAAAGCTTGCTATTATGTTTGAACAAAACGCTATTTATTGGGTTGAACAGGGTAAGTTATTTTTGGTGCCGGCCTTATTGCAGCAGGATGAGGAATATTTGGGAGAGTTTCATCCACGCCAGATAGTGTTGAGCTGA
- a CDS encoding class I SAM-dependent methyltransferase — MLDNTSQLLLRNIDFLSGKVLLVEPVADRLAAELKQKAPELELFCLTSNIAVANNWQQQSKSPCYLGDALPADLTVDKVVLFYPKSKDQLQSSLAQIKTVLNDKTEVYLVGDNKGGIKSLGNQAEKLGLKAFKHDNAKHCLWFELDGLLQSELKATEFHQFSIEKAGISLKLCSLPGVFNHGKLDLGTNLLLEHLDHIQQGKVLDFACGAGFIGAFLVKKHPEIKLTASDVSTLAVSSTAATLKANKLPGETIAADGIPSRSAAYDHIVSNPPFHTGLKTDYHISEQFFRDAFNELKPGGTLTLVANVHLPYVALLTEIFGQVKELGRRDGFVVYYCKKNHK, encoded by the coding sequence ATGTTGGACAATACCAGTCAGCTGTTGCTGCGCAATATTGATTTTTTATCAGGCAAAGTGCTACTGGTAGAGCCTGTGGCCGACCGTCTGGCCGCTGAATTAAAACAAAAAGCACCAGAGCTGGAGCTGTTTTGTTTAACCTCAAACATAGCTGTTGCTAATAACTGGCAGCAGCAAAGCAAAAGCCCTTGTTATTTAGGCGATGCTTTGCCAGCAGATTTAACTGTCGACAAAGTGGTGCTGTTTTATCCGAAGAGCAAAGATCAGCTGCAAAGCTCTTTAGCCCAAATTAAAACAGTATTAAACGATAAAACCGAAGTCTATCTGGTTGGCGATAACAAAGGTGGAATTAAGAGCTTAGGGAATCAGGCTGAAAAGCTTGGGTTAAAAGCTTTTAAACATGACAATGCCAAACACTGCTTATGGTTTGAATTGGATGGTTTGTTACAAAGCGAGCTAAAAGCCACTGAGTTTCATCAGTTTAGTATCGAAAAAGCAGGGATTAGCTTAAAGCTGTGTTCACTGCCAGGCGTGTTTAACCATGGCAAACTGGATTTGGGCACTAATTTATTGTTGGAACATTTAGACCATATCCAACAAGGTAAAGTACTGGACTTTGCTTGTGGTGCTGGTTTTATTGGGGCCTTTTTAGTCAAAAAACACCCTGAAATTAAACTGACTGCATCGGACGTCAGCACTTTAGCGGTCAGTTCTACAGCGGCCACTTTAAAAGCCAACAAGCTGCCTGGCGAAACCATAGCTGCTGATGGTATTCCGTCGCGCAGCGCAGCTTATGACCATATTGTCAGCAATCCACCTTTCCATACAGGTTTAAAAACCGACTACCATATTAGTGAGCAGTTTTTCCGTGATGCTTTTAATGAGTTAAAACCAGGTGGTACTTTGACTTTAGTGGCTAACGTACATTTGCCTTATGTGGCTCTGTTAACTGAAATTTTTGGTCAGGTAAAAGAACTTGGTCGTCGTGACGGTTTTGTGGTTTATTATTGTAAAAAGAACCACAAATAA
- the trmB gene encoding tRNA (guanosine(46)-N7)-methyltransferase TrmB, with product MTHPEQPNTEPQDDELQENKYLRRIRSFVLREGRLTKGQQRSLDLFWPTMGLEHQATPYDMNAVFGREADLVLEIGFGMGKSLVQMAKAAPDKDFIGIEVHKPGVGACLGEAETEGVKNLRVFEHDAIEILNDSIADNSLSTVQLFFPDPWHKKRHHKRRIVQAEFAQLLRRKLKIGGVFHMATDWENYAEHMLEVMKVAEGYSNLSETNDYVPRPDHRPLTKFENRGVNLGHGVWDLMFRKES from the coding sequence ATGACCCACCCGGAACAACCAAACACAGAGCCACAGGACGATGAGCTTCAGGAAAACAAATACCTGCGCCGTATCCGTAGCTTTGTTTTAAGGGAAGGTCGTCTGACCAAAGGCCAGCAGCGCAGTTTAGATTTATTCTGGCCAACTATGGGTCTTGAACATCAGGCCACGCCTTACGATATGAATGCCGTGTTTGGCCGTGAAGCCGACTTAGTGCTGGAAATTGGTTTTGGTATGGGCAAATCTTTAGTGCAAATGGCTAAAGCCGCGCCGGATAAAGACTTTATTGGTATCGAAGTACATAAACCAGGTGTAGGCGCTTGTTTAGGTGAAGCCGAAACTGAAGGCGTTAAAAACCTGCGGGTGTTTGAACACGATGCCATCGAAATTTTAAATGACTCTATTGCCGACAACAGCTTAAGCACAGTACAGCTGTTTTTCCCTGATCCATGGCATAAAAAACGTCACCATAAAAGACGTATAGTGCAGGCTGAGTTTGCCCAGTTATTACGCCGTAAGTTAAAAATCGGTGGCGTATTTCATATGGCAACTGACTGGGAAAACTATGCTGAACATATGCTGGAAGTGATGAAAGTTGCCGAAGGTTACAGCAACCTGTCAGAAACCAATGACTATGTGCCACGCCCTGATCATAGACCTCTGACTAAATTCGAAAACCGTGGTGTCAATTTAGGCCATGGCGTTTGGGATTTAATGTTCAGGAAGGAAAGTTAA
- the mutY gene encoding A/G-specific adenine glycosylase yields the protein MLTSEYLTCPDLFADTVVDWQKTDGRNALPWQQDPSPYRVMVSELMLQQTQVTTVIPYFQRWMQKLPDIHALAAADTDTVMALWQGLGYYARARNLHKAAKYIVHDLGEFPFELKDLLTIPGIGRYTAGAIRSFAYDAYGPIVDGNVRRLFCRLFGIEGVPTTSAVDKKLWALADLLTPKQNNRRFAQALLDLGATVCKPKQADCLSCPLQTQCVAFNTGRVAELPTAKPKKTTPTKAGHFLWIEQDNKLLLQKRPDSGIWADLWSLPQVDERAEALSQAKLQGQFQHVFSHYKLDASVWHPVSGVSEPAGSSWYNKEQVMEIGLPAPIRSWIEKNWLNKS from the coding sequence GTGCTAACTTCTGAGTATTTAACTTGCCCTGATCTTTTTGCTGATACTGTGGTCGACTGGCAAAAAACCGATGGCCGTAATGCCTTGCCCTGGCAACAAGACCCCAGCCCTTACAGAGTGATGGTCAGCGAACTGATGTTGCAGCAAACTCAGGTCACTACAGTGATCCCGTATTTTCAGCGCTGGATGCAAAAACTGCCTGATATTCATGCGTTAGCTGCAGCGGACACCGACACTGTCATGGCGTTATGGCAGGGCTTAGGTTATTACGCCAGAGCCCGTAATTTGCATAAAGCCGCTAAATACATAGTGCATGATTTAGGCGAGTTTCCTTTTGAATTAAAAGACTTATTAACCATTCCTGGTATAGGCCGTTATACAGCTGGGGCTATCCGCTCTTTTGCCTACGATGCTTATGGCCCTATAGTGGATGGCAATGTAAGACGTTTATTCTGCCGTTTATTTGGTATAGAAGGTGTGCCAACCACTTCTGCAGTGGATAAAAAGTTGTGGGCTTTGGCCGATTTATTAACGCCAAAACAAAACAACAGGCGTTTTGCTCAGGCTCTGCTGGACTTAGGCGCTACGGTTTGCAAACCCAAGCAAGCTGACTGTTTAAGTTGCCCGCTTCAAACACAGTGTGTGGCTTTTAATACAGGCAGGGTAGCAGAGCTGCCAACTGCTAAACCTAAGAAGACCACTCCAACCAAAGCAGGGCATTTTTTGTGGATAGAACAAGACAATAAACTCTTGCTGCAAAAAAGGCCGGATTCCGGAATTTGGGCGGATTTATGGTCTTTACCCCAGGTAGATGAAAGGGCAGAAGCTTTGTCGCAAGCCAAACTGCAAGGCCAATTTCAACATGTGTTTTCGCATTACAAGTTAGATGCTTCGGTTTGGCATCCGGTGTCAGGTGTATCCGAGCCTGCAGGCAGCAGTTGGTATAACAAAGAGCAGGTGATGGAGATTGGCTTACCAGCCCCTATCCGCAGCTGGATTGAAAAAAACTGGCTGAATAAAAGCTAA